A segment of the Filifactor alocis ATCC 35896 genome:
AAAGGGAGCAAGCCTTGCACCGCAAGAAATTAAAATAGACTTTGCTGTTTTTCCTGTTGCTACTTGTCAAGGACTTTTTAATCAAAATCATCTTTTTTTTCGTCCGATTTTCTCCGAAATTCCCTCAACATTATCCTTTTTAGTTTATCTTGCATAGTTTCACTGCTTTTATCATTAAAATGGACAATCACCTCATAAGTGGTTTTTCCAATCTTCTTTATCGTCTTTGTTCCTGTAGTTTGTTCATTTCTTTTTTCTTGCATATTTTCTCCTTTCTTTGCAATAAAAAATGACGATTAGTGATTTTTTCCAATCGTCATTAGCCAATATTTATTCATTTCTTTGATGTTTTTAATTATCCGTATCTATTTCTTTGATCTTTTTCTCTATTTCTTCAATACTCGGCAAACTGCTCTTATATTCTGCTTCAAGTAATTTAGTAATCTCATATTTGCTTATACCTATAGGTTGCGATATTTGTTCTAATGAGTATTCACAAACGACATCGTTTTTATCTTTGCAAATAAGAAGTCCAATCGTAGCATTATCTCTATCAGTTTTTAACTCTCTA
Coding sequences within it:
- a CDS encoding transposon-encoded TnpW family protein; its protein translation is MQEKRNEQTTGTKTIKKIGKTTYEVIVHFNDKSSETMQDKLKRIMLREFRRKSDEKKDDFD